A window of the Miscanthus floridulus cultivar M001 chromosome 14, ASM1932011v1, whole genome shotgun sequence genome harbors these coding sequences:
- the LOC136503133 gene encoding uncharacterized protein, producing the protein MNGLVECANDMLLQGLKPRIFNRLNKFSARWVTELPAVLWNLRTTPRQATGYTPFFMVYGSKAILLTDLDYGAPRIRAYDERGAEASRKDVMDQLDKAHNITLLRLAKYQQALRRYHGRWVRNRAFNVGDLVLCLVQSNKDHHKLFPPWEGPYVVAEEFRPGTYKLKTIDGKVFTNA; encoded by the coding sequence ATGAATGGGCTGGTCGAGTGCGCAAAcgacatgctcctacagggcctcaaacccaggatcttcaaccggttaaacaagttcagcgcacgctgggtcaccgagctccctgcGGTACTCTGGAacctgaggacaactcctagacaggccaccggctacacacctttcttcatggtctacggttccaaggccatcctcctaacggacctcgactatggagcgccaaggatcagagcatacgatgagcggggagccgaggcatcccgcAAAGACGtcatggaccaactagacaaAGCTCACAACATCACCCTCCTCCGTTTagccaagtaccaacaggcaTTGCGACGGTACCACGGTCGATGGGTACGGAACCgagccttcaatgttggggaccttgtcctctgcctcgtaCAGAGCAACAAAGATCACCACAAGCTCTtcccaccctgggaggggccgtatGTCGTCGCGGAAGAATTCcggccaggcacctacaagttgaaaaccatcgacggtaaggtcttcaccaacgcctag